The sequence AGCATTAGAAAGCTTTAAAGTATCTAACGATATAAACGCCATCATGCAAGGAATACAGATGACACATTATCAAATTATGAACCTTCTTCAAAGCTATGGAATTGAAAAGATAGAGGCAGCAGGGGAATTTAATCCAATGGAGCATGAAGCTTTAGAAACTCTAAAAACAAAAGAGTATGGAAATAATCAAATCGTCAAAGTCCTTCAAGCAGGATATAAATATAAAGGTAAAGTTATAAGACCAGCAAAAGTAGTAGTTGCTATATCTGAGGAAGAAGAAATAACATAATGAATTTTTATAAACTTCTTGGCTTAAAAATAGATGCTACCGAGGAAGAGATAAAAAAAGCCTTCAGAAAGCAAGCCAAGAAGTTTCATCCTGATTTAAACAAAGATTCGGAAGAAATTTTCAAGCTTATCAACCAAGCATACAAAACTCTCATAGACCCAGAAAAAAGAAGTTCTTATAATAACATTCTTAGAAAATCAAATCTTTTAAATGTATTTGAGGAAAAACTTCTTGAATTTTTAGGATTTACTGATAAGCCAAAAAATGGTTCAAATATTTATATAACTTTAAAGGTTAGTCTAAAAGATTCTATTTTGGGTAGTGAAAAAGTCATCACTTACAAAAGATATAAAACATGTGAAAATTGTGAAGGTTCAGGTCTCTCACAATCAAGCAAGATTATAAAATGTAAAAAATGCGATGGAATTGGCAAAATTCAGACAAAAATAGGAAAAATTGTTTGTTTTAATTGTTTTGGTAAAGGATATGAAATTCTAAATC comes from Sulfurihydrogenibium sp. and encodes:
- a CDS encoding DnaJ C-terminal domain-containing protein; translation: MNFYKLLGLKIDATEEEIKKAFRKQAKKFHPDLNKDSEEIFKLINQAYKTLIDPEKRSSYNNILRKSNLLNVFEEKLLEFLGFTDKPKNGSNIYITLKVSLKDSILGSEKVITYKRYKTCENCEGSGLSQSSKIIKCKKCDGIGKIQTKIGKIVCFNCFGKGYEILNPCEKCKGQGCYKGLESIKINIPKGIDDGERLRIRNLGHDGTSGGKSGDLIIRFKLVENVFKKVGNDLYLKLKLQKPLEEYEILRIKTITDEILELKIPREEQLPLTLKIPKEGYIDKSGNRGDLYIYIF